The following coding sequences are from one Pocillopora verrucosa isolate sample1 chromosome 5, ASM3666991v2, whole genome shotgun sequence window:
- the LOC136280643 gene encoding nucleolar protein 58-like, with protein sequence MDIRSFFSPTGKQGASKLENKRGKDSTVKSLSKQDVGKSRTKSLSSSEDDDIAQKQKPKENQKRKKKGKNIIDSDSDEDPLPPKLRSDKSEENEDSRVNRKEEYKNGREKEGRENGNVNHHTTEQPSKKRKEDFSKSKSEIKKPSPEKKKEVPKTTPASKLATKAAKVPETPVRDSKPNPKKTG encoded by the exons ATG GATATTCGATCGTTCTTCAGCCCTACTGGAAAGCAAGGCGCTtcgaaattagaaaataagCGCGGGAAAGATTCTACAGTGAAGTCTTTATCGAAACAAGATGTAGGAAAGAGTCGAACGAAG AGTTTATCaagcagtgaagatgatgacattgcccagaagcaaaaaccaaaagaaaatcagaagaggaagaagaaaggaaaaaacattattgactcAG ATTCTGATGAAGATCCTCTTCCTCCAAAACTGAG ATCTGACaagtctgaagaaaatgaagattcCAGagtgaatagaaaagaagagtataaaaatgggagagaaaaggaaggaagagaaaatgggaatgtCAACCATCACACAACAGAgcaaccatcaaagaaaagaaaggaagacttcTCAAAATCAAAGTCTGAGATTAAAAAGCCTTCccctgagaagaaaaag GAAGTACCAAAGACAACTCCTGCTAGCAAACTGGCTACCAAAGCTGCCAAAGTTCCAGAAACTCCAGTTAGAGACTCAAAACCAAATCCAAAGAAAACTggataa
- the LOC131788569 gene encoding leukocyte tyrosine kinase receptor isoform X2 — MFYSISYVLLKKMVVCSSKKRLGCRSLRFGQPDNGFALQGHLLRNITLKMGNELSGDCRYECLMESNCVSVNVGPPDKNGLRVCQLSDSDHIQHPEHLTAQEGFLYWATQNPCSSNPCAHGATCLNGFTDKKYICLCPPKAIGENCENSFSAIFSNLGATGRYGPTTLGSHYTGQDHDRQVTLSSGIQQWTVPHNGDYRIEAIGAAGGYDSHPNSAQYRGRGARMIGTFSLIKDEIIRILVGQEGGSKDNDWSSGGGGGTFVVRQNNTPLIIAGGGGGLHYLTKRHAGCDASTNTTGNPGYRSAGSGGIGGLGGQSGNASYAGGSGGGFFSNGTDENADGGRGFLQGGVGGKGNALKADGGFGGGGGAYGGGGGGGYSGGGGGEINKDSCGGGGGSFNSGKEQKNECCYQSDGPGQVTITLL; from the exons ATGTTTTATAGCATCAGCTATgtactattaaaaaaaatggttgtgTGTTCTTCAAAAAAGC GACTCGGGTGTCGAAGTCTACGGTTTGGACAACCAGACAATGGATTCGCTCTCCAAGGTCACTTACTTCGTAATATAACGCTCAAAATGGGAAATGAACTCAGTGGTGATTGTAGATACGAGTGCCTGATGGAAAGTAATTGTGTGTCTGTGAATGTCGGGCCACCCGACAAGAATGGACTCAGGGTCTGTCAATTGAGTGATTCTGACCATATTCAACATCCCGAACATCTTACGGCACAGGAAGGATTCCTTTACTGGGCTACCCAG AATCCGTGTTCCAGCAACCCCTGTGCCCACGGTGCAACATGTCTCAATGGATTCACAGACAAGAAATACATTTGCCTGTGTCCACCAAAAGCCATAGGTGAAAACTGCGAGAATT cattCTCTGCGATCTTCTCAAATCTCGGTGCCACCGGAAGATATGGCCCAACAACGCTGGGCAGTCACTACACAGGACAGGATCATGACAGACAAGTTACattgtccagcggtattcaacagtggactgtgccTCACAATGGTGactacagaatagaagcaataggagcaGCAGGAGGGTACGATTCACACCCTAATAGCGCTCAGTATCGAGGAAGAGGAGCGAGAATGATCGGAACGTTCAGTCTGATTAAAGATGAGATCATTCGTATCCTTGTGGGACAGGAAGGGGGCTCTAAAGATAATGACTGGAGTTCTGgcggtggtggaggtacattcGTTGTCAGACAAAACAACACGcctttgataatagctggaggtggaggaggTCTGCATTACTTGACAAAACGGCATGCAGGGTGTGACGCAAGTACAAACACAACTGGGAATCCTGGGTACAGATCAGCAGGGTCAGGCGGAATCGGTGGCCTTGGCGGGCAGAGTGGCAATGCCAGCTACGCAG gCGGCAGCGGTGGAGGCTTTTTTTCCAACGGAACGGATGAGAACGCAGATGGTGGCAGAGGATTTCTTCAGGGAGGAGTGGGGGGCAAAGGCAATGCGTTAAAAGCCGACGGTGGAtttgggggaggaggaggagctTACGGAggagggggtggtggtgggTATTCTGGCGGAGGTGGCGGAGAGATCAACAAAGATTCATGTGGAGGAGGGGGTGGCTCTTTCAACTCAggaaaggaacagaaaaatgaGTGTTGTTACCAATCTGATGGACCTGGTCAGGTTACGATAACATTACTGTGA
- the LOC131788569 gene encoding leukocyte tyrosine kinase receptor isoform X3 yields MDYKCVCQSGFKGKGCEKGLGCRSLRFGQPDNGFALQGHLLRNITLKMGNELSGDCRYECLMESNCVSVNVGPPDKNGLRVCQLSDSDHIQHPEHLTAQEGFLYWATQNPCSSNPCAHGATCLNGFTDKKYICLCPPKAIGENCENSFSAIFSNLGATGRYGPTTLGSHYTGQDHDRQVTLSSGIQQWTVPHNGDYRIEAIGAAGGYDSHPNSAQYRGRGARMIGTFSLIKDEIIRILVGQEGGSKDNDWSSGGGGGTFVVRQNNTPLIIAGGGGGLHYLTKRHAGCDASTNTTGNPGYRSAGSGGIGGLGGQSGNASYAGGSGGGFFSNGTDENADGGRGFLQGGVGGKGNALKADGGFGGGGGAYGGGGGGGYSGGGGGEINKDSCGGGGGSFNSGKEQKNECCYQSDGPGQVTITLL; encoded by the exons ATGGACTATAAATGTGTCTGTCAATCCGGCTTTAAGGGAAAAGGATGTGAAAAAG GACTCGGGTGTCGAAGTCTACGGTTTGGACAACCAGACAATGGATTCGCTCTCCAAGGTCACTTACTTCGTAATATAACGCTCAAAATGGGAAATGAACTCAGTGGTGATTGTAGATACGAGTGCCTGATGGAAAGTAATTGTGTGTCTGTGAATGTCGGGCCACCCGACAAGAATGGACTCAGGGTCTGTCAATTGAGTGATTCTGACCATATTCAACATCCCGAACATCTTACGGCACAGGAAGGATTCCTTTACTGGGCTACCCAG AATCCGTGTTCCAGCAACCCCTGTGCCCACGGTGCAACATGTCTCAATGGATTCACAGACAAGAAATACATTTGCCTGTGTCCACCAAAAGCCATAGGTGAAAACTGCGAGAATT cattCTCTGCGATCTTCTCAAATCTCGGTGCCACCGGAAGATATGGCCCAACAACGCTGGGCAGTCACTACACAGGACAGGATCATGACAGACAAGTTACattgtccagcggtattcaacagtggactgtgccTCACAATGGTGactacagaatagaagcaataggagcaGCAGGAGGGTACGATTCACACCCTAATAGCGCTCAGTATCGAGGAAGAGGAGCGAGAATGATCGGAACGTTCAGTCTGATTAAAGATGAGATCATTCGTATCCTTGTGGGACAGGAAGGGGGCTCTAAAGATAATGACTGGAGTTCTGgcggtggtggaggtacattcGTTGTCAGACAAAACAACACGcctttgataatagctggaggtggaggaggTCTGCATTACTTGACAAAACGGCATGCAGGGTGTGACGCAAGTACAAACACAACTGGGAATCCTGGGTACAGATCAGCAGGGTCAGGCGGAATCGGTGGCCTTGGCGGGCAGAGTGGCAATGCCAGCTACGCAG gCGGCAGCGGTGGAGGCTTTTTTTCCAACGGAACGGATGAGAACGCAGATGGTGGCAGAGGATTTCTTCAGGGAGGAGTGGGGGGCAAAGGCAATGCGTTAAAAGCCGACGGTGGAtttgggggaggaggaggagctTACGGAggagggggtggtggtgggTATTCTGGCGGAGGTGGCGGAGAGATCAACAAAGATTCATGTGGAGGAGGGGGTGGCTCTTTCAACTCAggaaaggaacagaaaaatgaGTGTTGTTACCAATCTGATGGACCTGGTCAGGTTACGATAACATTACTGTGA
- the LOC131788569 gene encoding leukocyte tyrosine kinase receptor isoform X4 yields the protein MGNELSGDCRYECLMESNCVSVNVGPPDKNGLRVCQLSDSDHIQHPEHLTAQEGFLYWATQNPCSSNPCAHGATCLNGFTDKKYICLCPPKAIGENCENSFSAIFSNLGATGRYGPTTLGSHYTGQDHDRQVTLSSGIQQWTVPHNGDYRIEAIGAAGGYDSHPNSAQYRGRGARMIGTFSLIKDEIIRILVGQEGGSKDNDWSSGGGGGTFVVRQNNTPLIIAGGGGGLHYLTKRHAGCDASTNTTGNPGYRSAGSGGIGGLGGQSGNASYAGGSGGGFFSNGTDENADGGRGFLQGGVGGKGNALKADGGFGGGGGAYGGGGGGGYSGGGGGEINKDSCGGGGGSFNSGKEQKNECCYQSDGPGQVTITLL from the exons ATGGGAAATGAACTCAGTGGTGATTGTAGATACGAGTGCCTGATGGAAAGTAATTGTGTGTCTGTGAATGTCGGGCCACCCGACAAGAATGGACTCAGGGTCTGTCAATTGAGTGATTCTGACCATATTCAACATCCCGAACATCTTACGGCACAGGAAGGATTCCTTTACTGGGCTACCCAG AATCCGTGTTCCAGCAACCCCTGTGCCCACGGTGCAACATGTCTCAATGGATTCACAGACAAGAAATACATTTGCCTGTGTCCACCAAAAGCCATAGGTGAAAACTGCGAGAATT cattCTCTGCGATCTTCTCAAATCTCGGTGCCACCGGAAGATATGGCCCAACAACGCTGGGCAGTCACTACACAGGACAGGATCATGACAGACAAGTTACattgtccagcggtattcaacagtggactgtgccTCACAATGGTGactacagaatagaagcaataggagcaGCAGGAGGGTACGATTCACACCCTAATAGCGCTCAGTATCGAGGAAGAGGAGCGAGAATGATCGGAACGTTCAGTCTGATTAAAGATGAGATCATTCGTATCCTTGTGGGACAGGAAGGGGGCTCTAAAGATAATGACTGGAGTTCTGgcggtggtggaggtacattcGTTGTCAGACAAAACAACACGcctttgataatagctggaggtggaggaggTCTGCATTACTTGACAAAACGGCATGCAGGGTGTGACGCAAGTACAAACACAACTGGGAATCCTGGGTACAGATCAGCAGGGTCAGGCGGAATCGGTGGCCTTGGCGGGCAGAGTGGCAATGCCAGCTACGCAG gCGGCAGCGGTGGAGGCTTTTTTTCCAACGGAACGGATGAGAACGCAGATGGTGGCAGAGGATTTCTTCAGGGAGGAGTGGGGGGCAAAGGCAATGCGTTAAAAGCCGACGGTGGAtttgggggaggaggaggagctTACGGAggagggggtggtggtgggTATTCTGGCGGAGGTGGCGGAGAGATCAACAAAGATTCATGTGGAGGAGGGGGTGGCTCTTTCAACTCAggaaaggaacagaaaaatgaGTGTTGTTACCAATCTGATGGACCTGGTCAGGTTACGATAACATTACTGTGA
- the LOC131788569 gene encoding leukocyte tyrosine kinase receptor isoform X1 has protein sequence MNAYFTALPLFFEFVLLFGTWMCIPVEAKNRGLGCRSLRFGQPDNGFALQGHLLRNITLKMGNELSGDCRYECLMESNCVSVNVGPPDKNGLRVCQLSDSDHIQHPEHLTAQEGFLYWATQNPCSSNPCAHGATCLNGFTDKKYICLCPPKAIGENCENSFSAIFSNLGATGRYGPTTLGSHYTGQDHDRQVTLSSGIQQWTVPHNGDYRIEAIGAAGGYDSHPNSAQYRGRGARMIGTFSLIKDEIIRILVGQEGGSKDNDWSSGGGGGTFVVRQNNTPLIIAGGGGGLHYLTKRHAGCDASTNTTGNPGYRSAGSGGIGGLGGQSGNASYAGGSGGGFFSNGTDENADGGRGFLQGGVGGKGNALKADGGFGGGGGAYGGGGGGGYSGGGGGEINKDSCGGGGGSFNSGKEQKNECCYQSDGPGQVTITLL, from the exons ATGAACGCGTATTTTACAGCTTTGCCTTTGTTCTTTGAATTTGTCCTTTTATTTGGAACTTGGATGTGTATACCCGTAGAAGCCAAAAATCGCG GACTCGGGTGTCGAAGTCTACGGTTTGGACAACCAGACAATGGATTCGCTCTCCAAGGTCACTTACTTCGTAATATAACGCTCAAAATGGGAAATGAACTCAGTGGTGATTGTAGATACGAGTGCCTGATGGAAAGTAATTGTGTGTCTGTGAATGTCGGGCCACCCGACAAGAATGGACTCAGGGTCTGTCAATTGAGTGATTCTGACCATATTCAACATCCCGAACATCTTACGGCACAGGAAGGATTCCTTTACTGGGCTACCCAG AATCCGTGTTCCAGCAACCCCTGTGCCCACGGTGCAACATGTCTCAATGGATTCACAGACAAGAAATACATTTGCCTGTGTCCACCAAAAGCCATAGGTGAAAACTGCGAGAATT cattCTCTGCGATCTTCTCAAATCTCGGTGCCACCGGAAGATATGGCCCAACAACGCTGGGCAGTCACTACACAGGACAGGATCATGACAGACAAGTTACattgtccagcggtattcaacagtggactgtgccTCACAATGGTGactacagaatagaagcaataggagcaGCAGGAGGGTACGATTCACACCCTAATAGCGCTCAGTATCGAGGAAGAGGAGCGAGAATGATCGGAACGTTCAGTCTGATTAAAGATGAGATCATTCGTATCCTTGTGGGACAGGAAGGGGGCTCTAAAGATAATGACTGGAGTTCTGgcggtggtggaggtacattcGTTGTCAGACAAAACAACACGcctttgataatagctggaggtggaggaggTCTGCATTACTTGACAAAACGGCATGCAGGGTGTGACGCAAGTACAAACACAACTGGGAATCCTGGGTACAGATCAGCAGGGTCAGGCGGAATCGGTGGCCTTGGCGGGCAGAGTGGCAATGCCAGCTACGCAG gCGGCAGCGGTGGAGGCTTTTTTTCCAACGGAACGGATGAGAACGCAGATGGTGGCAGAGGATTTCTTCAGGGAGGAGTGGGGGGCAAAGGCAATGCGTTAAAAGCCGACGGTGGAtttgggggaggaggaggagctTACGGAggagggggtggtggtgggTATTCTGGCGGAGGTGGCGGAGAGATCAACAAAGATTCATGTGGAGGAGGGGGTGGCTCTTTCAACTCAggaaaggaacagaaaaatgaGTGTTGTTACCAATCTGATGGACCTGGTCAGGTTACGATAACATTACTGTGA
- the LOC136281114 gene encoding leukocyte tyrosine kinase receptor-like has translation MHSFLANKKHVIFFMYIIGSVILHISGFNAVFTNLNRTGRTGPKSLDNHYAGQDHDGQVSLSRGIQLWTVPYSGHYRIEAIGAAGGYNEQRDGIYAEYRGRGARISGTFVLINGEIIQILVGQEGGKSERTSSGGGGSFVVKETNDYLVIAGGGGVIDPQSRHAGCDASANTTGNPGYRSWSGGSNGHGSQTVDDCKAGGGGGGFYSDGRSGLEYGGVLGNGSEGGKAFLNGGKGDRAPIPIMFGGFGGGGGGTQYKGGAGGGGGYSGGSIGAGVSDSCGGGGGSFNSGRDQQNECCYNSDGHGQVTVTLLKGN, from the exons atgcattcGTTTTTAGCCAATAAGAAgcacgtaatttttttcatgtacattattggATCAGTTATTCTGCATATTTCAGGGTTCAACGCCGTATTTACAAACCTGAACAGAACAGGACGCACTGGTCCCAAATCACTTGACAATCATTACGCAGGTCAGGATCACGATGGACAAGTTTCTTTGTCGAGAGGTATTCAACTCTGGACTGTGCCTTATTCTGGTCactacagaatagaagcaattgGAGCCGCAGGTGGTTACAATGAGCAGCGCGACGGCATATACGCCGAGTATCGAGGAAGAGGTGCAAGAATAAGTGGAACTTTTGTATTGATTAATGGAGAAATCATTCAAATTCTCGTTGGCCAGGAGGGGGGCAAGAGTGAACGCACAAGTAGTGGAGGGGGTGGGTCTTTTGTagtcaaagaaacaaatgactACTTGGTAATTGCTGGAGGAGGTGGTGTAATCGACCCACAATCAAGACATGCAGGATGTGATGCCAGTGCAAACACAACGGGGAATCCTGGCTATAGATCATGGTCGGGGGGGAGCAATGGACATGGTTCCCAGACGGTTGATGATTGTAAAGCAG GTGGCGGTGGCGGAGGTTTTTACTCAGATGGAAGGAGTGGACTGGAATATGGAGGAGTATTAGGAAATGGCAGCGAAGGTGGTAAGGCTTTTCTCAACGGAGGGAAAGGGGATAGGGCCCCAATACCTATTATGTTCGGCGGCTTTGGTGGCGGTGGTGGAGGTACACAATATAAAGGGGGTGCAGGCGGTGGAGGGGGATACTCTGGAGGAAGCATTGGGGCTGGTGTAAGCGATTCCTGTGGGGGTGGAGGTGGATCGTTTAACTCGGGAAGAGatcagcagaatgaatgttgttacaacTCAGATGGGCATGGTCAGGTGACCGTAACATTGCTGAAAGGAAACTAG
- the LOC136281115 gene encoding adhesion G-protein coupled receptor G5-like, with translation MAITMDPKPNKLGENVILKFKNLKVLTAEKRCMFWSGSSNRSEGFSEEGCHVVTSKSNSEETVCSCNHLTHFAVLLDYDGSTKLTEEDETVLKVITYVGLSLSIVGILLTLILYSCLT, from the exons ATGGCCATAACTATGGACCCCAAGCCGAATAAATTGGGAGAAAATGTCATCCTTAAGTTCAAAAACCTTAAG GTCTTGACAGCAGAGAAGCGTTGTATGTTTTGGAGTGGCAGCAGCAAtag GTCAGAAGGCTTTTCAGAGGAAGGATGCCATGTAGTTACATCAAAaagcaactcagaagaaacagtttgcagctgcaatcatttgacgcATTTCGCCGTCTTACTGGACTACGACGGTAGCACAAAg CTCACCGAGGAGGACGAAACAGTTCTGAAAGTTATCACCTACGTGGGACTGAGCCTCTCCATCGTCGGGATACTTTTAAcattaatactttattcttgCCTCACGTAA